A window of the Planococcus citri chromosome 4, ihPlaCitr1.1, whole genome shotgun sequence genome harbors these coding sequences:
- the LOC135845227 gene encoding uncharacterized protein K02A2.6-like: MAARFENFDDKREPFSNWFERFNAHLSSANIPEPDKVNYLISCLGADTYAILRRLSVPKLPSELTFDENKKLLENHFNPKPLVVVSRFHFRRRFQGENENFSSYLAALRELASNCEFTTTAEVAAGTDDRLNEELRDQIVQGIRDKSVQTYYLQTSNLTLQMAIDKAKAAEISSQGFSNPSSSTEISIGKSGDLATNKINERIQRKNSRNNKLPNPPKSTPVSSQGKSTEKSDSGIVVCFRCAGKNHRAPECKFKDSTCNKCNEVGHLATVCGKTHDEIRSFALNSRKKRSSIKSKSYNVVDFVGCNQVSVVSSDSVNVEPEIDNEIPPDKVCVNLPVNDKTVKFEADTGAPFSLMSINECKRLGFDKKLRKASRVFASYNHSQFDLLGIVPVKVRFGNRDYSKRLRVVDGNFDTMLGRDWLYSIPGLREYVLSITPNNVNVNQVSSSVSSENYLAQVENLVNEFADIFVEEIGSVPNVEVDIPLKPDSKPVFCHARPVPYAIRPGVEKELDRLIDAGVLKPVVSSDWATPIVPVRKANGSYRITGDYSVSVNRCAVPENYPIPYVDDILNDFTGCRLFSKFDIRDAFLHLRTTKEASKIITLNTSKGLLEPTRMFNGLQLAPTQWQKFMDAIVRLIKGANVFYDDVKISSRTIAEHLQRIRQFFELCRLHNIRLNKEKCQFLTDELNYLGYKINAAGIHKTTEKIDAIVKAPRPTNQTELKSFTGMVGYYARFFPKLSELSRPFNLLSRKDAKFVWNSDCERAFNEIKAEISSDRVLTPFNPAKQLVLATDASPYAIGTVLSHIDEFGERPIAFASRTLTKTEERYSQIDKEALGIYWGVKKFFNYLFGRPFILETDCKPLQSIFDAHAAKPSLSATRLLHYALFLQDFNYTIKYRRSADHANADFVSRFPVSTTNQTEVDVPTYICQLQIEHLPVSAAEIATHTQKDDSLVILYKKLRGDVPAKPTELREFSLHEGCIFRGERVYIPSTLRQRILRELHQGHLGIEKTKALARSFVYWPGLDKEIASLVADCARCKEFAKLPAKVPTHPWEQPSGPWRRIHVDIGQLKNDYFLIIVDAYSKWIEVYVLRNTDSDIIIKCFGDCFARFGVPEVLVSDNGPQFVSADTELYLKTNGILHLTSPAYFPASNGLAERAVQTVKKGLHSETNGSIVQRLNRFLQAYRRAPHSTTGVSPAELFFGRKLRTPLSLVVPTPKQKFIKADIKRSLSVGQAVRFRLYQRLERWSSGKISKCLGNVVYEITDSNGVIHKRHINQILVETPTVIDAPLSLSENVPTITSQEPKTVVPSTSSSNGPDAEPNSNSSPVTPKPQRPQRQRRPPHRYSP, encoded by the coding sequence ATGGCCGCGCGTTTTGAGAATTTCGACGATAAACGCGAACCGTTTTCGAATTGGTTTGAACGGTTCAACGCTCATCTATCCTCAGCCAACATCCCAGAGCCGGACAAGGTAAATTACCTGATATCTTGCCTCGGTGCGGATACGTACGCGATTTTGAGACGATTATCAGTACCGAAATTGCCATCGGAACTTACCTTCGACGAGAATAAGAAATTACTGGAAAATCATTTCAATCCAAAACCGCTTGTTGTTGTTAGCCGATTCCATTTCCGCCGCCGTTTtcaaggtgaaaatgaaaattttagcagtTATTTAGCCGCGCTTCGCGAATTAGCATCGAACTGTGAATTTACAACCACAGCAGAAGTAGCTGCCGGCACAGACGATCGCCTCAACGAAGAGCTTCGAGACCAAATTGTACAAGGTATTCGTGATAAATCAGTGCAGACTTACTACTTGCAAACGTCGAATTTAACGCTGCAGATGGCTATCGATAAAGCGAAAGCTGCGGAAATTTCTAGTCAAGGTTTCTCTAACCCATCATCGAGTACCGAAATTTCAATTGGTAAAAGTGGCGACCTGGcaacaaataaaattaatgaacgAATCCAGAggaaaaattctcgaaataatAAACTGCCAAATCCGCCGAAAAGTACCCCAGTTTCATCTCAAGGTAAATCAACCGAAAAAAGTGACAGTGGTATCGTTGTTTGTTTTCGATGTGCGGGTAAGAATCATCGTGCACCTGAGTGCAAATTTAAAGATAGTACGTGTAACAAATGTAACGAAGTGGGCCATTTGGCTACGGTTTGTGGTAAAACGCACGACGAAATTAGATCGTTCGCGTTAAATTCTCGAAAGAAACGTTCAtcgataaaatcaaaatcatacaACGTTGTGGATTTTGTCGGTTGTAATCAAGTGTCGGTTGTGTCGTCTGATTCGGTAAATGTTGAGCCGGAAATTGATAATGAAATACCGCCTGATAAAGTTTGTGTAAATTTACCTGTGAATGACAAAACAGTCAAGTTCGAAGCTGATACCGGTGCTCCTTTTTCGTTGATGTCGATCAACGAATGTAAACGCCTTGGTTTTGATAAGAAGTTACGAAAGGCTTCGCGGGTGTTTGCATCGTATAATCATTCGCAATTCGATTTATTGGGAATTGTTCCGGTAAAAGTGCGCTTCGGGAATCGTGATTATAGTAAACGTTTACGAGTTGtcgatggaaattttgatactatGTTAGGCCGTGATTGGTTATATTCGATTCCTGGCTTACGTGAGTACGTTCTGTCGATTACACCTAATAATGTGAACGTTAATCAAGTGTCGAGTTCAGTTAGTTCTGAAAATTATCTCGCTCAGGTCGAAAATTTAGTTAACGAGTTCGCTGATATTTTTGTCGAAGAAATTGGCTCTGTTCCGAATGTTGAGGTCGATATACCTTTGAAACCAGATTCGAAACCTGTCTTCTGTCATGCGCGTCCCGTTCCTTACGCTATTCGTCCTGGAGTTGAAAAAGAATTAGATCGATTGATTGATGCAGGTGTTCTGAAACCTGTCGTTTCATCAGATTGGGCAACGCCAATAGTACCTGTACGAAAGGCGAATGGTTCGTATCGTATAACTGGTGACTATAGTGTATCAGTGAATCGTTGCGCtgtaccagaaaattacccgaTTCCGTACGTCGATGATATTTTGAACGATTTCACTGGTTGCCGTCTCTTCTCAAAATTCGATATTCGAGATGCGTTTCTACATTTACGTACGACGAAAgaagcttcaaaaattattactttgaACACGTCAAAAGGATTACTTGAACCTACTCGAATGTTTAATGGTTTGCAATTGGCTCCAACTCAATGGCAAAAATTCATGGATGCTATAGTTCGACTGATCAAAGGTGCTAACGTGTTTTACGACgatgtaaaaatttcttcacgGACCATTGCTGAACATCTTCAACGTATCCGCCAATTTTTCGAGTTGTGCAGACTACATAATATTCGTTTGAACAAAGAGAAATGCCAGTTCCTTACCGACGAATTGAATTATCTTGGGTACAAGATCAACGCCGCTGGTATTCATAAAACTACAGAAAAAATCGATGCAATCGTGAAAGCTCCAAGGCCAACAAATCAAACCGAACTGAAGTCGTTTACTGGTATGGTCGGTTACTAcgctcgattttttccaaaattgtccgAATTATCTCGTCCTTTCAATTTATTATCGAGAAAAGACGCCAAATTTGTTTGGAATTCCGATTGTGAACGAGCTTTTAACGAAATTAAAGCAGAAATTTCATCTGATCGTGTTTTAACGCCGTTTAATCCAGCTAAACAGTTAGTTTTAGCGACTGACGCTTCTCCGTACGCCATTGGAACTGTCCTGAGCCACATCGACGAATTTGGAGAACGTCCTATTGCGTTTGCTTCGAGAACTTTAACGAAAACCGAAGAACGTTATTCGCAAATCGACAAAGAGGCCCTAGGTATATATTGGggtgtgaagaaattttttaattacctcTTCGGTCGTCCTTTCATCCTGGAAACCGATTGTAAACCTCTACAGTCAATTTTCGATGCTCATGCTGCCAAACCGTCGTTAAGCGCAACGAGATTGCTGCATTATGCGCTCTTCTTGCAAGATTTCAATTATACGATTAAATATCGACGTTCAGCAGATCATGCCAACGCAGACTTTGTTTCTCGTTTTCCAGTTTCGACCACTAACCAAACTGAAGTTGACGTGCCAACGTACATCTGTCAGTTGCAAATTGAACACTTACCGGTTTCTGCAGCTGAAATTGCAACGCACACTCAGAAAGATGATTCGTTAGTGATATTGTACAAGAAACTGCGCGGCGATGTTCCGGCCAAACCTACTGAACTACGTGAATTTTCTCTCCACGAAGGCTGTATTTTTCGAGGGGAAAGGGTTTATATTCCGAGTACCTTACGTCAGCGAATTCTACGTGAATTACACCAAGGTCATTTGGGTATCGAGAAGACGAAGGCCTTGGCACGAAGTTTCGTTTACTGGCCCGGTTTGGATAAAGAGATCGCATCGTTAGTTGCTGATTGTGCCAGGTGTAAGGAATTTGCAAAATTACCTGCCAAAGTGCCGACTCATCCTTGGGAACAGCCCAGTGGACCTTGGAGACGAATTCATGTCGATATCGGTCAGTTGAAAAACGATTATTTCCTGATCATTGTCGATGCCTACTCCAAATGGATAGAGGTCTACGTTCTTCGAAATACCGACTCCGACATAATTATCAAATGTTTTGGTGATTGTTTTGCTCGATTTGGAGTTCCCGAAGTCCTTGTTTCTGATAACGGTCCGCAATTTGTTTCGGCGGATACCGAATTATACCTTAAAACGAATGGCATCCTTCATCTTACATCGCCTGCGTATTTTCCTGCCAGCAACGGTCTTGCAGAACGTGCAGTGCAAACGGTAAAGAAAGGATTGCACAGTGAAACGAATGGTTCAATTGTTCAACGTTTAAATCGTTTCCTTCAAGCATATCGCCGAGCTCCTCATTCTACGACTGGTGTATCGCCTGCGGAATTATTCTTTGGACGAAAATTACGTACTCCGCTCAGTTTGGTTGTTCCTACTCCCAAACAGAAATTTATCAAGGCTGACATCAAGCGTTCGTTATCGGTTGGCCAAGCTGTACGTTTTCGTTTGTACCAAAGGCTTGAACGTTGGAGCAGTGGCAAAATTTCGAAATGCTTAGGTAATGTGGTGTACGAGATTACCGATTCGAATGGCGTAATTCATAAACGCCATATTAATCAGATCTTGGTAGAAACGCCAACTGTCATCGACGCGCCGCTGTCATTGTCTGAAAATGTACCGACAATAACTTCTCAAGAACCTAAGACTGTGGTGCCGTCAACATCATCATCCAATGGGCCTGACGCAGAGCCGAATTCGAATTCATCTCCGGTAACCCCGAAGCCTCAACGACCCCAACGGCAGCGTCGACCACCGCATCGCTACTCTCCTTAG